A part of Larkinella insperata genomic DNA contains:
- a CDS encoding glycosyltransferase: protein MALLEYLVILPVGIYLIFNSFYLFISAVAGWFGGKDDVPVTKQPTRTRRIAVLVPAYKEDKVILDSVQVNLQQTYPADFYDIFVIADSFRPETLQELSHLPVKVLVVSFEQSTVQKSLTKALEQLPQGVYDIVLVSDADNHMAPDFLHRINLAFDSGWRAVQGHRVAKNTNTSVAVFDAMNEEVNNHLFRKGQRALGLSASLIGSGMAFEPETMKRAMHQIQSVGGYDKELEMLLLTEGIQIAYLNDALIYDEKVQNLEVFERQRSRWIAAQIHFVKLYFGTGMRQLLRGNLPAFNGLLKGFLIPRILYLALLTFGTFLGLVLGIQPVFQFFGGLLAILVFTLLTSTPGYLWKKISMGDLLTLPLLIFRMIRSLLKVKAASKKFMHTPHGETVAKEN from the coding sequence ATGGCCCTTCTGGAATACCTGGTTATCCTGCCGGTTGGCATCTATCTGATCTTTAACAGCTTCTATCTTTTTATATCAGCCGTAGCGGGCTGGTTTGGCGGCAAAGACGATGTGCCCGTCACTAAACAACCAACCCGTACCCGGCGCATTGCCGTTCTGGTGCCCGCTTACAAAGAAGATAAGGTTATCCTGGACTCTGTACAGGTTAATTTGCAACAGACGTACCCCGCCGACTTCTACGACATTTTCGTTATTGCCGATTCATTTCGCCCCGAAACCTTACAGGAATTATCCCACCTTCCGGTTAAAGTGCTGGTAGTCAGTTTTGAACAATCGACGGTTCAGAAATCGCTGACCAAAGCGCTGGAACAACTTCCCCAAGGAGTATACGACATTGTGCTGGTTTCGGATGCCGATAACCACATGGCGCCCGATTTCCTGCACCGCATTAACCTGGCTTTCGACAGCGGCTGGCGGGCCGTGCAGGGGCACCGGGTGGCTAAAAATACCAACACCAGCGTGGCGGTTTTTGACGCCATGAACGAAGAAGTCAACAACCATCTTTTCCGGAAAGGACAGCGGGCACTGGGGCTGTCGGCTTCGCTGATCGGCTCCGGAATGGCGTTTGAGCCCGAAACAATGAAGCGGGCTATGCACCAGATTCAGTCTGTAGGCGGCTACGACAAGGAGCTGGAAATGCTGCTGCTGACCGAAGGAATTCAGATTGCGTACCTGAACGATGCCCTGATTTATGACGAAAAAGTCCAGAACCTGGAAGTGTTTGAGCGGCAGCGCTCCCGCTGGATTGCGGCCCAGATTCACTTCGTCAAGCTTTATTTTGGTACGGGGATGCGGCAACTGCTGCGGGGAAATCTGCCCGCGTTCAATGGCTTGTTGAAAGGATTCCTCATTCCGCGGATTCTGTATCTGGCCCTGCTGACCTTTGGGACGTTTCTGGGGCTGGTGTTAGGCATTCAGCCGGTATTTCAGTTTTTCGGCGGATTGCTGGCGATTCTGGTGTTCACTCTATTGACGTCCACGCCCGGCTACCTGTGGAAGAAAATTTCGATGGGGGATTTATTGACGTTGCCGTTGCTGATATTCCGAATGATTCGCTCCCTGCTAAAAGTCAAGGCCGCCAGCAAGAAATTTATGCACACACCGCACGGCGAAACGGTAGCGAAAGAAAATTGA
- a CDS encoding gluconate 2-dehydrogenase subunit 3 family protein, translated as MERRKALKSLAFAMGGLVSLPGWASNWNPTTLPTGQALLSPKADALLAEVVETIIPATDTPGAKALGVHTFIQKIVTDCMEPAAQDSLTNGLTAVDTLAQKTYNKSFTALDTAQRTDLLKGMSQSAEANQKDFFTMVKAMTIRGYTTSEYVMNNIMHYQMIPGFYHGCVPVVAKNTTSKNQQNK; from the coding sequence GTGGAAAGACGAAAAGCACTTAAAAGTTTGGCGTTCGCGATGGGCGGGCTGGTGAGTCTGCCGGGCTGGGCCTCCAACTGGAACCCAACGACGCTGCCGACGGGCCAAGCCCTGCTGTCTCCTAAGGCCGACGCCTTGCTGGCCGAAGTTGTGGAAACCATTATTCCGGCCACCGACACCCCGGGGGCCAAGGCCCTGGGCGTCCACACGTTCATCCAGAAAATCGTGACCGATTGTATGGAACCAGCGGCTCAGGATAGCCTGACCAACGGACTGACGGCGGTGGATACGCTGGCCCAGAAAACCTACAACAAATCCTTTACCGCCCTGGACACCGCCCAGCGCACTGACCTGCTTAAAGGCATGAGTCAGTCCGCGGAAGCGAACCAGAAAGACTTTTTCACGATGGTAAAAGCCATGACCATCCGGGGGTATACGACTTCCGAATACGTCATGAACAACATTATGCACTACCAGATGATCCCCGGCTTCTACCACGGCTGCGTACCGGTTGTTGCTAAAAATACCACTTCCAAAAATCAACAAAACAAATAA
- a CDS encoding GMC oxidoreductase, with translation MANFAIDAVKATTYDAIVIGSGISGGWAAKELTEKGLRTLVLERGRDVKHVVDYPTTMLNTWEMEHRGQLPLSVRQENPIVGKCYAFNETSAHFFVKDAEHPYVQEKPFDWIRGYQVGGKSLLWARQTQRWSQFDFDGPARDGFAVEWPISYADVAPWYSHVEKFAGITGNKDGLPTLPDGEFLPPHEWNCVEKYFSQQMKAKYKDRHVIMGRAAHITKPQPIHLQQGRAQCQHRTICERGCPFGGYFSSNASTIPWAAKTGKMTLRPNSVVHSIIYDEKKGKATGVRVIDATTKQMIEFYARIIFVNAAALNTNLVLLNSTSSRFPNGLGNDSGVLGKYVAFHNYRAGISAEYDGFLDSTTEGRRPNGPYIPRFRNVYKQETDFLRGYAAGFSAYRMSKTNLDGFGTDLKANLANPTLGGWGVGSHMMGETIPKETNYVALDQSLKDPFGIPQLKISIAYDDNDDKMVKDYQEQMTEMFTAAGFTNIRVRDDKRNPGLDIHEMGGVRMGKDPKTSMLNKWNQLHHCKNVFVTDGASMTSTSTQNPSLTYMAFTARAVDYAVKEMKKTNL, from the coding sequence ATGGCAAATTTTGCAATCGATGCCGTAAAAGCAACCACCTACGACGCCATCGTCATTGGCTCCGGAATCAGTGGCGGCTGGGCGGCTAAAGAACTGACGGAAAAAGGATTACGGACGCTGGTCCTGGAACGGGGCCGCGATGTAAAGCATGTCGTCGACTACCCGACGACCATGCTCAATACCTGGGAAATGGAGCACCGGGGGCAGCTGCCGCTGTCGGTCCGGCAGGAAAACCCGATTGTGGGCAAGTGCTACGCCTTCAACGAAACGTCCGCCCACTTTTTCGTCAAAGACGCCGAACACCCGTACGTACAGGAAAAACCGTTCGACTGGATTCGGGGCTATCAGGTCGGTGGAAAGTCGCTGCTCTGGGCGCGGCAAACCCAACGCTGGAGTCAGTTTGACTTCGACGGGCCGGCCCGCGACGGTTTTGCGGTGGAGTGGCCGATCAGTTACGCCGACGTTGCCCCCTGGTACAGCCACGTCGAAAAGTTTGCCGGTATTACCGGGAACAAAGACGGTTTGCCCACCCTGCCCGACGGCGAGTTTCTGCCCCCGCACGAGTGGAACTGCGTGGAGAAATATTTTAGCCAGCAGATGAAGGCCAAGTACAAAGACCGGCATGTGATTATGGGCCGCGCAGCTCACATTACCAAACCGCAGCCGATTCACCTGCAGCAGGGCCGGGCGCAGTGCCAGCACCGGACGATCTGCGAGCGGGGTTGTCCGTTCGGCGGGTACTTCAGCAGCAATGCTTCCACGATTCCCTGGGCGGCCAAAACCGGCAAAATGACGCTGCGTCCCAACTCGGTTGTTCACTCGATTATTTACGACGAGAAAAAAGGCAAGGCAACCGGCGTGCGTGTAATCGATGCCACCACAAAGCAAATGATCGAGTTTTACGCCCGCATCATTTTCGTCAATGCTGCAGCGCTGAACACCAACCTGGTGTTGCTGAACTCAACTTCCAGCCGCTTCCCCAATGGCTTAGGGAATGACAGCGGAGTACTGGGCAAATACGTGGCTTTCCATAACTACCGGGCCGGTATTTCAGCCGAATACGACGGTTTTCTGGATTCTACAACGGAAGGACGGCGCCCCAATGGTCCGTATATTCCGCGTTTCCGGAACGTATACAAACAGGAAACCGACTTCCTGCGCGGATATGCCGCGGGCTTCTCAGCTTACCGGATGTCGAAAACCAATCTGGACGGTTTCGGTACCGACTTGAAGGCGAATCTGGCCAACCCGACGCTGGGCGGCTGGGGTGTCGGTTCACACATGATGGGCGAAACCATTCCGAAGGAAACGAACTACGTGGCGCTGGACCAGAGTCTGAAAGACCCGTTCGGCATTCCGCAACTGAAAATCTCCATCGCTTACGACGACAACGACGATAAAATGGTGAAGGATTATCAGGAGCAGATGACAGAAATGTTCACCGCAGCCGGTTTTACAAACATCCGCGTCCGCGACGATAAGCGTAATCCGGGCCTAGACATTCACGAAATGGGCGGTGTCCGGATGGGTAAAGACCCGAAAACGTCGATGCTCAACAAGTGGAACCAGTTGCACCACTGCAAAAACGTTTTTGTCACCGACGGTGCTTCGATGACCTCCACCTCCACCCAAAACCCGTCCCTGACCTACATGGCATTTACCGCCCGGGCCGTGGATTATGCGGTGAAGGAAATGAAAAAGACGAATTTGTAA